The genomic stretch GACAGCCTGGTCGACTCGACCACACTACACCCTCGGTAACCGGGACCCCAAACCGACCCGCCTCCTCCCGAATGCACCCTCCACCACGCACTCCGCCTCGACCGACCCCCACGCTGGCTCACCCCACTCCCCTCCCGGCTGCCTCCCTGCGCTGGCCCACCCCACCCTTGTTCACCTGCTCCCCTGCACTGGCTGCTCACCCTGCACCGGCTCGCCCCGCCCGCACTGGTCCACCCTGCTGTCGGCGCGACGGGTAGTCGTGGTCATGTTCGCGCCCTGTCGAGCTGAACCGTCGACGCCATCACCGAGAGCCGAAGCCATGGCGATCCGTTCACGCCGTCAGCTCGACAGCGACCGACCCTGTGGTGGAGGGCAACGGCGGAGGTGACTCGACGCGACAGCAACCGGCCAAGGCAGAGGGCGGCCAGCGCGAGGACGACCTCAGCGCCGCAGACTGCTAAGAGGGGACGGGTCAGCGGGCGGCGCGTTCGGCGACGGCGGTCAGGTGCGCCTGGTGCAGGCGGCGCAGGGCACGGACGCCGTCGACAGCGAGCTGCTTGTCGGCGGCCTGGAGGGCGACCACCGGCATCAGGTCGTCGTCGTACAGCTCCAGGGCCGCCCACGGAGCGCCCCGGTCGAAGCGGATGCCCCGGACGACCTCCCAGGGCAGCTCGTACGAGCCGATGATGTTGCGGACCCGGATGCGGTGGGCGTCCGCCTCGACCCGGGGACGGGTGAACAGCAACGTGCCGAGGGCGAAGAGGACGCCGAGCCCGATCATGGCGAACTGGTCACCGCGCTGGAAGGTGCCGTAGCCGTTACCGGTGGGGCCGGTCAGCGTGGTGGCGATCAGGGCGAACACGACGACCAGCACGACCGCCGATATCCAGCAGACCAGCCGGATGCGGTGCGGTCGCAGGCGGATCGGCCCGGTGCCGTCCACCGGCTCGCGCTCGGTCGTGCCGGCACTGGCCTGCGTCGCGTCCTGCCGCTCACTCATGTCCCCAGTTTGCCACCCGGTCCCGGCGGGTCGTCCGGCGCCACACGGACCGCACCCAGGGTGGCGACCAGGGCGAGCGCGAGCGCCGGCGGGCGCGGCCTCACAGCCGGCAGGCGTGGATGTTGGTGACCAGGATCGCCCGGGCGCCGAGGTCGTAGAGCTCGTCCATGATCCGGTGTACGTCGTCGCTGAGCACCATGGCCTGCACCGCCACCCAGCCCTCCCGGTGCAGCGGGGAGACGGTCGGCGACTCGATGCCGGGAGTCAGCGAGCTGGCCCGGTCCAGCAGTCCGGCCGGCACGTCGTAGGCGAGCATCACGTAGCGGCGGGCCACCAGCACGCCGTGCAGCCGCCGCAGCAGTTGCTCGGCCTGCGGGTGGACGTCGGCGCCGACCCGGCGGACCAGCACCGCCGACGAGCGCAGCAGCGGCTCGCCGAAGACCACCAGCCCGGCCTGGCGCAGCGTGGCGCCGGTCTCGACCACGTCGGCGACGACGTCGGCGACGCCGAGCCGGATGGCGTTCTCCACCGCGCCGTCGAGCCGGATCACGTCGGCCTTGACGCCCAGCCCGGTGAGGTGCCGCTCGACCAGCCCCGGGTACGCGGTGGCGATCCGGTGCCCGCCGAGTTCGCGGACGTCGTCGACGTCGCCCGCGCGGGCGGCGAAGCGGAAGGTGGCCCGGCCGAAGTTGAGATCGACGATCTCCTCGGCCGGCGCGCCGGAGTCGATCAGCAGGTCCCGGCCGGTGATGCCGACGTCCAGGTCACCGGAGCCGACGTAGGTGGCGATGTCCTTCGGGCGCAGGTAGAAGAACTCGATGTCGTTTGGTTCGTCCCGGCAGACCAGGTCCTTGGGGTCGGTGCGCTGGCGGTAGCCCGCCTCGCGCAGCATCGTGGCGGCCGATTCGGCCAGGGCGCCCTTGTTGGGTACGGCGACACGCAGCATGACGGAATGCTCCTTCGATCGGGTTGAGGTCGACGGCGGGGCACTCACAGATGTCGGTAGACGTCCTTCAGGTCGAGACCGCTGGCCAGCATCAACACCTGGACCTGGTAGAGCAGCTGGGAGATCTCCTCGGCGGTGCGCTCGGGCCCCTCGTGCTCGGCGGCCATCCACGACTCGGCCGCCTCCTCGACGACCTTCTTGCCGATGAAGTGCACGCCCTTCTCCAGCGCGGCGACCGTGCTGGAGCCCGGGGTACCGGCGGCGGCCTTGGCCTGCAGCTCGGCGAACAACTCCTCGAACGTCTTCACGGATCCGGATTCTTTCAGTCGCCCTCGGTCGCCGTGATGACGGGTCGGTGCCGACCGCTGGACGGGACCGGAATTCCCTACCGATGCGATAGGATACCCCTTCGACGTTCGCCGATGCAGGTCGTACGCTGTCCGCCATGGTCAGCACTCCTCGCATCCTCGCGCTCGCGGCCGCCGGCTCGGTCCTGCTCGCGGCCAGCGCCTGCGCGCCCGAACCCGAACCCGCTCCCCAGCCCTCCGCGTCCGCCGCGTGCGCCAAGGAGAGCCTGGTCACCCGTACGCCGGGCAAGCTCACCATCGCCACCGACGAGCCCGCGCACCAGCCGTGGTTCGTCGACGACGAGCCCGACAACGGGGAGGGCTTCGAGTCCGCCGTGGCGTACGCGGTGGCCGAGAAGCTCGGGTACGCCCGCGCGGACGTGGTCTGGACCCGGGTCAAGTTCGACACCGCCATCGCGCCCGGGCCGAAGAACTTCGACTTCGACATCAACCAGTTCTCCATCAGCGACGAGCGCAAGCGGGCGGTGGACTTCTCCGCGCCGTACTACCTGGTGCGGCAGTCGGTCATCACGCTGAAGTCGTCGAAGATCGCGGGGAGGACGTCGCTGGCCGACCTGCGGGACGCCAAGCTCGGCGCCCAGGTCGGCACGACCAGCTACCAGGCGATCACCGACCTGGTGAAGCCGACGGTCGAGCCGCAGGTCTACAACAGCAACGACGACGCCAAGAAGGCGCTGCAGAACGGGCAGATCGACGGGCTGGTGGTGGACCTGCCGACGGCGTTCTCCATCACCTCGGCCGAGATCGACGACGCGGTGATCGTCGGGCAGCTCCCCCAGGTGGGTACGCCGGAGGCGTTCGGGCTGCTGCTGGACAAGGACTCCCCGCTGACCGGCTGCGTCAGCGGTGCGGTCGGTCAGCTCTCCGGCGACGGCGTGCTCAAGCAACTGGAGCAGCAGTGGCTCGCCCAGGTGGCGGGTGCGCCCGAACTCACGTGAGCACCCTCACCCACCACGACCCGTCGCTCGCGCAGCGGGCCCGAGCGGCACTCGTCCGCGCATCGTGACGAGAGTCACCGCCCCTGGCCGGCCGGTTTGTACTCTTGATTGGGTACAAACCGGCCATGACGACGTCACTAGAGGTTCCGATGCCCCGTTCCGTGTCCGACCCCGTCGACGTCGCCCACCTGCGGAAGGTCCTCGACGGGCCGTGGGCCGAGGTCCGCGACGCACACCGGGACAAACTCGACGCCCGCTTCCTCCCGGTGCATGGGGAGAGCGGCGACCAGGCCCGGGAACGGATCAGCCGACTGCTCACCGAACTACCGGCCGAGCTGGGCATGGCGGCGTCCTTCCCCACCGAGTACGGCGGCCGCGCCGACATCGGCGCCTCGGTCGTGGCCAGCGAGATGCTGGCGCAGGTCGACCTGTCGCTGATGGTCAAGGCGGGCGTGCAGTGGGGCCTGTTCGGCGGGGCGGTGCTGGCGCTCGGCACCCGCCACCACCACGACGCCCACCTGCGGAACATCGTCTCGGGCGACCTTCTCGGCTGCTTCGCGATGACCGAGACCGGTCACGGCTCGGACGTCCAGCAACTGCGCACCACCTGCACGTACGACCCGGAGACGCAGACCTTCGACCTGCACACCCCGCACCAGGCCGCCCGCAAGGACTACATCGGCAACGCCGCCCGGGACGGCCGGATGGCGGTGGTCTTCGCGCAACTGATCACCGGCGGGCAGCGGCATGGCGTCCACGCCTGGCTGGTGCCGATCCGCGACGCCGACGGCAACCCGATGCCCGGCGTGACCATCGGCGACGCCGGGCCCAAGGCCGGGCTCCTCGGCGTGGACAACGGGCGACTCAGCTTCGACCACGTCCGCGTGCCGCGCGACATGCTGCTGGACCGTTACGGCCAGGTCGCTGCGGACGGCACCTACTCCAGCCCGATCGCCGACGACTCCCGGCGCTTCTTCACCATGCTCGGCACCCTGGTCCGGGGCCGGGTGAGCGTGGGCGGCGCGGCAGCGGCGGCCACCAAGTCGGCGCTGACCATCGCGGTCCGCTACGGCGACGTCCGCCGCCAGTTCGGCACCCCCGACGCCGACCGTGAGGTGCTGCTCAACGACTACCTGGCGCACCAGCGCAAGTTGCTGCCCGCCCTGGCCACCACCTATGCGTTGCACTTCGCCCAGGCCGAGCTGGTCGCCGCGATCCACGAGGTGCAGGGCGGCGACGAGCCGGTCGACGAGCACCGGCAGCGGGAGCTGGAGTCGCGTGCCGCCGGTCTCAAGGCCGCGCAGACCTGGCACGCCACCCGGACCATCCAGATGTGCCGCGAGGCGTGCGGCGGCGCCGGCTACCTGGCCGAGAACCGGCTGCCCGGCCTCAAGGCCGACACCGACGTCTTCACCACGTTCGAGGGCGACAACACGGTCCTGCTGCAACTGGTGGCCAAGGGGCTGCTCACCGGCTACCGGGACGAATTCGGTTCGCTGGACGGCTGGGGGCGCGCCTCGTTCGTCGCCGAGCAGGTGCGCGAGATGGTGCTGGAGCGTACCGCCGCGCGGGCGCTCATCGAGCGGCTCGTCAGCGCGGTGCCCGGCCGGGGCGAGGAGGTAGCCGTCACCGACCGGGGCTGGCAGCTCGCCGTCTTCGAGGACCGCGAGAAGCACCTCCTCGACGGCGCGGTCCGGCGGCTGCGCAACGGCGCGAGCACCAAGCGGGACCGGCCCTTCGACATCTTCAACGACGTGCAGGACCACGTCCTCACCGTCGCCTCCGCGCACATCGACCGGGTGACGCTGGAGGCGTTCGTCGCCGGCATCGAACGCACCACCGACCCGGCCGTCGCGGCCCTGCTCTCCCGCGTCTGCGACCTGTACGCACTCAGCGTCATCGAGGCCCACAAGGGATGGTTCCTGGAGCACGGCCGGCTCACTCCGGCCCGCGCCAAGGCGATCACCGCAGTGGTCAACAGCCTGCTCAAGGAGCTGCGCCCACAGATGCGCACTCTGGTGGACGGCTTCGCCATCCCGGAGGCGTGGCTGCACTGCGCCATCCTGCGCGAGGAGGCCGACCGGCAGGAGGCGATGACCGCTCACGACCAGTTCCCGACTGTTCGGTAACGGATCGCGGACAGGACGATCACCGGGCGGTACCCCATCCTGAGGCGACACCCCTCATCGACGGGAGACCCCTGGTGATCTGGATCATCGAGAGCAAGAGCAAGCTGAGCCGCGTGTTCGCGGCCGACCTCAGGCGCCTCCGGGCCAACGAGGCGGTCGCGGCGCACGTCACCCGGTCCGTGCTGAACAGCACGATCGCCGAGATGCAGACTCCGCTCGTACCCGCGCTCGCGCCTGACGAGCCGGTGCTGGTCCTCGCCCACTCCGGCTACGCGCTCGACGACCGGCACAACGAGGACCGGCCCTGGGTCGGTGGACGATGGCTGGACGAGTTCGTACAGGACGTGACGGCGAAGTTCACCCCCGCCGGCATCAGCGGCCGTACGCTCTGGTTCCTCGTCTGCCACACCGGGCACGACGTGACCACGCTGGGCAACCTGCTGGCCGCCGCCGGGGTGAACGACGTGACGGTGTACATGCCGACGGACTTCATGTACATCAGCAAGACCGGCATCCCGCACGTGGTGAAGAGCGAGGCCGACCTCGAAGCCGTCAACAAGGACGTCGCAAAATGGGACAGCGACTACATGAGCATCGCGGGCTCGCAGCCCACCGGTGCCTACTGGGCCGGCTGCACGGTCAGGAACCAGGTAGTCACCAAGCTGGGCGCGCGGACGGTCGAAGAAGCCGTCCGGGAGCAGTTCGACCCGGACGAGGACGAGGCCTGAGCCGCCGTCGCCGGGGACCGGGACGCGGTCCCCGGCGACAGGCGGCGCTCGTGGCGACGGCTAATCTCAGCGAGGCCGGTCCCGATTCACGGCGTTCGTCGCGTCACGCCGACCAGCGTCGCCAGTCGCGCGACGTCGGCCGCTGCTGGTGAGCCCCGGGCGATCTCGGCGATCAGCGTACGAGCCAGCGGACGGCACCGGACCTCTGCCGGCGCCGTCCGATGCGCCTCGACCAGCGTGCGGCCGGCCCCCCGCAGGTCACCCGCTTGGAGGTACGCCCGCGTGGCGTCGAGGAGGTAGGCCGCCTGATACTCGCCGGGCAACCGCCGCAGCAATCCCCGTCGCAGGATGTTCTCGTGCCGGAACAGAGCGTCGCCGATATCACCGAGTTCGGTCGCCACGACCACCCGGGCCAACTCCACTGCCGTCATCCCGAAGGTGACGTGGCAGTCCGCACCCCCATCTCTGATCCGGTTGGCTATTCCAGCAGCCTGCTCGATCGACGCCACCGCACCAGACGTGTCTGAGGCGGCGGCAGCAGCCATCGCGGCTTGCAGCAACAGCGTGCCCCGCACGGACAGATCTCCCGCTCCCGCCTGCCTCTGGTCGACACAGCGGGCCGCAGCGATCGCTGTGACGTCATCGCGAGCTGATTCCGGCCTGCTGCCCGCAAGGCTTGACCGAGTGGGATCCGGTACGCCTGCACCAGCAGTTCGACTCCTGCTCGGGCATCGGACCGATGTGCGTGCTGCACGGAGACCAACAGCTCCGGAAGAGTCCGCAACACCTGCGGGTAGTGAGCGTGCTGATAGGTCAACCAGGCATGCGTGACCTGTCGCCGAACCTCTTCGACACTGCTCGACCGGCTCGAAGCGCTGGGTCGAAACACGTCATGGCAGGCGATGACGGCATGCCGTCGTCACCCTCGATCATCCTGGTATCACAGAGAGCAAGTCGCCTCGTCCGCTACGGCATGCCGGACAGGGCGAGTTGGCGGACAGCCGCAATGACCTCGTTAGTCAGCCGTCGAGACGCGGAGGCAACGGCTATCTGATCCGCCGCTGCCAACGTCTCGCCAGCCGCCGCCAGTTCGCCGGCCTGCCCCTGCGCGATGGCCAGGTGCACGAGGTTGCGCCCGTGCCAATCCGCTCCGGCCGCCTCCTCGCTCACCCCTGCGGCACCCGTCATCAGCAGTTCCAGCGCCCGATCGTTCGCACGGCTGTCCGTCGCGCCGAGATAGCGCCACGCGATGCCGTGCTGCACGGCGAAGAACGACGGCGTGTACCAGTAGCCCCATGGGGACAACGGCCCCTCCGCAGCCTGGTCTGCCAACTCGGACGCCTCGGCCAGACAGCTACTCACTTCGGCGGCAGCCGCGCCCGCCATAGCCAATCCTCTAGCCTCCTGACCTGCGCAGTAGGCACGCAGCGCAGGATCGACGCTGTCGTCCCGTCGAGCGGCGCGGGACAGTCCGACCGTTGCCGGCAGATCACCCTGCCATTCCGCTTGGTGGCCCTGAAACGACAGCACGGTGGCGACTAGATTCTTGTTGCCGGCCTCGTTCGCCCATTGCAGAGCCCGCGCGTGCCAGACAGTCGCCGCACGCGTGTCCCCTCGGGCGATACCCAGCCATCCCGCGAACTGTGCCCACTGAGCAGCCATGTCCGCCATCTCGGCTCTCGTCCCCACAGGTGCGTCGCGCAGCAGGGACACCACCGTGTCGAGTTGCATCCGGACCGCTCCCATCACGGGTCCAGACCCGATGGCATCCTCCAAGCGGCGGTAACCCGCGAGGAGATTGCCGAGAGCGTTGACCGCAGCGGAATCGACGTGATGGGGCCGCAGCGCCGCAAATGCCAGCCGCTCCCCCACTTCCGGAGCCGTCGACACCATTCCGGCCAATGCTCCCTGCGCCTGGAGCGCGCGGTCCAGGCGGGCCGCGATCTCCACGGTGGGTTTGGTCTGCCCCGACTCGAACTGGTGAATCAAGCTTTTTCCGTGGTTGACAACGGCGGCCAACTGCCGCAGAGACAGCCCCCGCTCCTCACGCAACCGCCGCAACTCAGCAGCGAAACGCGGGTCCACAATCGTGCTCGCACGTGGAGGCATATCCCGGTCCCCTCATCGTCCGGACCTGTCCTAGGAATTGGCGTCGGGATCCGCCACTTCACGCTGAAAGAATTCGCCTCTGCTGGCCGATGTCAGAATGCTACGTTCCGATCCGCGTAGGCACTCACGCAAGAGTAGAGGTAGCGGCTCCCACCGCCATCCTCCACCGATTTATTGATCAATTGAAGCGGCGGCTCGCAGTTTCTCCACTGCCCGCGTACACCCTCCGCTGGAGGGGTGACGGGCGGTCAGGTGCCGAAGCCGACGCGCTGGTTGCCAGCGGTGGCGACGTTCCGGACGGCCAGCGCCGCGTCGAGTGCGGCGACGGTGGCCGACCAGCCCTTGTCCTCGGCGGAGCCGGGCAGCCCGGCCCGGTCGCGGGCCTGCTCGATGGTGTCGACGGTGAGCACGCCGTGTGCCACCGGCTTGCCCTCGTCCAGCGCGATCCGGGTCAGCCCGTCGGTGACCGAACGGCAGACGTAGTCGAAGTGCGCGGTCGCGCCACGGATCACCACGCCGAGCGCCACCACCACGTCGCAGCGGCGAGCCAGCGCCTGCGCGACCACCGGCAGCTCCACCGAGCCGGCGACCCGGGCCGTCACGGCCCGCGCGCCGCACGCCTGCGCGGCGGCGACGGCCCGGTCCAGCATGTGGTCGGTCAGCTCACCGTGCCAGCGCGCCGCGACCACCCCCACGGTCATCCCGGACGCGTCGACCGGGGTCGTCCCCGGCTCGCCGAAACCCGCCATCTCGCCTACGCTCCGATCTCTTTGCCGGCGACCGGGCGACCCATCGGGGCCTCCGACCCCTCGTCCAGGTCGAGCAGGTGGCCCATCCGGTCCCGCTTGGTGCGCAGGTAGCGCACGTTCTCCGGGTGCGGGCGCACCGGCAGGCCCTCGCGGCCGGTCACGGTGAGCCCGTAGCCCTCCAGCCCGGCGCGCTTGGCCGGGTTGTTGGTCAGCAGCCGCATCGTGCGGACCCCGAGGTCGTAGAGGATCTGCGCGCCGGTGCCGTAGTCCCGGGCGTCGGCCGGCAGACCCAGGTCCAGGTTCGCGTCGACGGTGTCCCGGCCCTGGTCCTGCAACTGGTACGCCTGGAGCTTGTGCAGCAGGCCGATGCCGCGTCCCTCGTGGCCGCGTACGTAGAGGACCACGCCCCGGCCCTCCCGGGCCACCCGCTCCAGCGCGGCGTCGAGCTGCGGCCCGCAGTCGCAGCGCACCGAGGCGAAGACGTCGCCGGTCAGGCACTCGGAATGCACCCGCACCAGCACGTCCCGGCCGTCACCGAGGTCGCCCATCACCAACGCCACGTGCTCGGCCGTGTCGTACTCGCTGCGGTAGCCCAACGCCCGGAACACCCCGTGCTCGGTGGGCATCCGCGCGTCGGCGACCAGCTCCACCTGCTTCTCGGTACGCCGCCGGTAGGCGATCAGGTCGGCGATGGTGATCAGGGTCAGCGAGTGCTCGGCGCGGAACTTCTCCAGGTCCGGCAGCCGCATCATGGTGCCGTCGTCGTTGACCAGCTCGCAGAGCACACCGGCCGGACGCAGCCCGGCCAACCGGGTCAGGTCCACGGCCGCCTCGGTGTGCCCCGGCCGGCGCAGCACCCCGCCGGTGCGGGCGCGCAGCGGCACCACGTGTCCGGGTCGGGCCAGGTCGGTCGGGCCGGTGGCCGGGTCGGCGAGCAGCCGGATGGTGTGTGCGCGGTCGGCGGCGGAGATGCCGGTGCTCACGCCCTCGCGGGCGTCGACGGTCACCGTGTACGCGGTCTGCCGCCGGTCCTGGTTGGTGTGGTGCATGGGCGGCAGGTCGAGCCGGTCGCACTCGTCCTCGGTGAGCGGCACACAGATGAAGCCGGAGGTGTGCCGTACGGTGAAGGCGAGCAGGTCCGGGGTGGCCAGCTCGGCGGCGAAGATCAGGTCGCCCTCGTTCTCCCGGTCGGCGTCGTCGGTCACGACGACCGGCCGACCGGCGGCGATCTCGGCCAGCGCGTCCTCGATGCGATCGAAGGTCATGCCGTCACCTCCTTGGCGGCGAGCAGGCGCTCGACGTACTTGGCCAGGACGTCGGTCTCCAGGTTGACCGGGTCGCCGACGGTGCGGGCGCCGAGCGTGGTCAGCGAGAGCGTGGTGGGGATCAGGCCGACGGAGAACCAGTCGGCACCGACCTCGGCCACCGTCAGCGACACCCCGTCCACGGTGATCGACCCCTTCTCCACCACGTACTTGGAGAGCGCGGCGGGCAGCCGGAACCGGACCGTCTCCCAGCGGTCGGCCGGTTCCCGGGAGATCACCTCGCCCACCCCGTCGACGTGCCC from Micromonospora craniellae encodes the following:
- a CDS encoding acyl-CoA dehydrogenase family protein — protein: MSDPVDVAHLRKVLDGPWAEVRDAHRDKLDARFLPVHGESGDQARERISRLLTELPAELGMAASFPTEYGGRADIGASVVASEMLAQVDLSLMVKAGVQWGLFGGAVLALGTRHHHDAHLRNIVSGDLLGCFAMTETGHGSDVQQLRTTCTYDPETQTFDLHTPHQAARKDYIGNAARDGRMAVVFAQLITGGQRHGVHAWLVPIRDADGNPMPGVTIGDAGPKAGLLGVDNGRLSFDHVRVPRDMLLDRYGQVAADGTYSSPIADDSRRFFTMLGTLVRGRVSVGGAAAAATKSALTIAVRYGDVRRQFGTPDADREVLLNDYLAHQRKLLPALATTYALHFAQAELVAAIHEVQGGDEPVDEHRQRELESRAAGLKAAQTWHATRTIQMCREACGGAGYLAENRLPGLKADTDVFTTFEGDNTVLLQLVAKGLLTGYRDEFGSLDGWGRASFVAEQVREMVLERTAARALIERLVSAVPGRGEEVAVTDRGWQLAVFEDREKHLLDGAVRRLRNGASTKRDRPFDIFNDVQDHVLTVASAHIDRVTLEAFVAGIERTTDPAVAALLSRVCDLYALSVIEAHKGWFLEHGRLTPARAKAITAVVNSLLKELRPQMRTLVDGFAIPEAWLHCAILREEADRQEAMTAHDQFPTVR
- a CDS encoding bifunctional 3,4-dihydroxy-2-butanone-4-phosphate synthase/GTP cyclohydrolase II, which gives rise to MTFDRIEDALAEIAAGRPVVVTDDADRENEGDLIFAAELATPDLLAFTVRHTSGFICVPLTEDECDRLDLPPMHHTNQDRRQTAYTVTVDAREGVSTGISAADRAHTIRLLADPATGPTDLARPGHVVPLRARTGGVLRRPGHTEAAVDLTRLAGLRPAGVLCELVNDDGTMMRLPDLEKFRAEHSLTLITIADLIAYRRRTEKQVELVADARMPTEHGVFRALGYRSEYDTAEHVALVMGDLGDGRDVLVRVHSECLTGDVFASVRCDCGPQLDAALERVAREGRGVVLYVRGHEGRGIGLLHKLQAYQLQDQGRDTVDANLDLGLPADARDYGTGAQILYDLGVRTMRLLTNNPAKRAGLEGYGLTVTGREGLPVRPHPENVRYLRTKRDRMGHLLDLDEGSEAPMGRPVAGKEIGA
- a CDS encoding helix-turn-helix domain-containing protein; protein product: MDPRFAAELRRLREERGLSLRQLAAVVNHGKSLIHQFESGQTKPTVEIAARLDRALQAQGALAGMVSTAPEVGERLAFAALRPHHVDSAAVNALGNLLAGYRRLEDAIGSGPVMGAVRMQLDTVVSLLRDAPVGTRAEMADMAAQWAQFAGWLGIARGDTRAATVWHARALQWANEAGNKNLVATVLSFQGHQAEWQGDLPATVGLSRAARRDDSVDPALRAYCAGQEARGLAMAGAAAAEVSSCLAEASELADQAAEGPLSPWGYWYTPSFFAVQHGIAWRYLGATDSRANDRALELLMTGAAGVSEEAAGADWHGRNLVHLAIAQGQAGELAAAGETLAAADQIAVASASRRLTNEVIAAVRQLALSGMP
- the hisG gene encoding ATP phosphoribosyltransferase yields the protein MLRVAVPNKGALAESAATMLREAGYRQRTDPKDLVCRDEPNDIEFFYLRPKDIATYVGSGDLDVGITGRDLLIDSGAPAEEIVDLNFGRATFRFAARAGDVDDVRELGGHRIATAYPGLVERHLTGLGVKADVIRLDGAVENAIRLGVADVVADVVETGATLRQAGLVVFGEPLLRSSAVLVRRVGADVHPQAEQLLRRLHGVLVARRYVMLAYDVPAGLLDRASSLTPGIESPTVSPLHREGWVAVQAMVLSDDVHRIMDELYDLGARAILVTNIHACRL
- a CDS encoding ABC transporter substrate-binding protein — its product is MVSTPRILALAAAGSVLLAASACAPEPEPAPQPSASAACAKESLVTRTPGKLTIATDEPAHQPWFVDDEPDNGEGFESAVAYAVAEKLGYARADVVWTRVKFDTAIAPGPKNFDFDINQFSISDERKRAVDFSAPYYLVRQSVITLKSSKIAGRTSLADLRDAKLGAQVGTTSYQAITDLVKPTVEPQVYNSNDDAKKALQNGQIDGLVVDLPTAFSITSAEIDDAVIVGQLPQVGTPEAFGLLLDKDSPLTGCVSGAVGQLSGDGVLKQLEQQWLAQVAGAPELT
- the ribH gene encoding 6,7-dimethyl-8-ribityllumazine synthase, which encodes MAGFGEPGTTPVDASGMTVGVVAARWHGELTDHMLDRAVAAAQACGARAVTARVAGSVELPVVAQALARRCDVVVALGVVIRGATAHFDYVCRSVTDGLTRIALDEGKPVAHGVLTVDTIEQARDRAGLPGSAEDKGWSATVAALDAALAVRNVATAGNQRVGFGT
- a CDS encoding phosphoribosyl-ATP diphosphatase, giving the protein MKTFEELFAELQAKAAAGTPGSSTVAALEKGVHFIGKKVVEEAAESWMAAEHEGPERTAEEISQLLYQVQVLMLASGLDLKDVYRHL
- a CDS encoding PH domain-containing protein, which gives rise to MSERQDATQASAGTTEREPVDGTGPIRLRPHRIRLVCWISAVVLVVVFALIATTLTGPTGNGYGTFQRGDQFAMIGLGVLFALGTLLFTRPRVEADAHRIRVRNIIGSYELPWEVVRGIRFDRGAPWAALELYDDDLMPVVALQAADKQLAVDGVRALRRLHQAHLTAVAERAAR
- a CDS encoding riboflavin synthase, which codes for MFTGIVEELGEVVGITPTAQDSATVAVRGPLVTSDARHGDSIAVNGVCLTVVEVDGGVFTADVMGETLRRTALGTLRAGDAVNLERAAALNSRLGGHLVQGHVDGVGEVISREPADRWETVRFRLPAALSKYVVEKGSITVDGVSLTVAEVGADWFSVGLIPTTLSLTTLGARTVGDPVNLETDVLAKYVERLLAAKEVTA